A region from the Desulfomarina profundi genome encodes:
- the amrA gene encoding AmmeMemoRadiSam system protein A, with product MSIGNLTQEQGKKLVTLAETVIDSYLDGKKTIPATPDDPDFKEKGASFVTLKLSGNLRGCIGKLEPVTTLWEDVAENAVNAAFNDFRFSPLNRKEFAETTIEVSVLSTPVPLEYEYPEELLKRLRPGVDGVILQDGGKRATFLPQVWDQLPSAGIFLENLCRKAGIDPSAFQEKIMEIKTYTVQSFS from the coding sequence ATGTCTATTGGGAACTTGACACAGGAGCAGGGAAAGAAACTGGTTACACTTGCAGAAACAGTTATTGATTCTTACCTGGACGGAAAGAAAACAATACCTGCCACGCCTGATGATCCGGATTTTAAGGAAAAAGGAGCCAGTTTTGTAACCCTGAAACTCTCCGGAAACCTGCGTGGGTGCATAGGGAAACTTGAACCGGTAACAACATTGTGGGAGGATGTTGCTGAAAATGCTGTCAATGCCGCCTTTAATGATTTTCGTTTTTCTCCTCTCAACCGGAAGGAATTTGCTGAAACAACGATCGAGGTTTCCGTTCTGTCAACCCCTGTCCCTTTGGAATACGAATATCCGGAGGAACTTCTCAAACGACTGAGGCCTGGAGTTGATGGTGTTATCCTTCAAGATGGCGGGAAAAGGGCCACTTTTCTTCCCCAGGTGTGGGATCAGTTGCCATCAGCCGGAATCTTCCTGGAAAATCTCTGCAGAAAGGCGGGAATTGATCCATCGGCATTTCAGGAAAAAATAATGGAGATAAAAACATATACGGTTCAGAGTTTTTCCTGA
- a CDS encoding PaaI family thioesterase, producing MRLKVKKKQPNSKMCFVCGLENGFGLKSRFYELEDGSLVGVFTPQNEHQGYPGRLHGGIAATILDETIGRAIMFAHSGDVWGVTLEFSMKLRKPVPIGEEIKVVARIEKEGHRSFNGVGEILLGDGTVAIEGKGRYLKMDIEKIAEFDHEGEEWVVDESPDDPEYIEIART from the coding sequence ATGCGTTTAAAGGTAAAGAAAAAGCAACCCAATTCAAAAATGTGTTTTGTCTGCGGACTTGAAAATGGTTTTGGACTGAAAAGCAGATTTTATGAACTGGAGGATGGGAGCCTTGTTGGAGTTTTCACTCCCCAGAATGAACATCAGGGATATCCTGGTAGATTGCACGGTGGTATTGCCGCCACAATTCTGGATGAAACCATAGGCAGGGCAATTATGTTTGCCCATTCAGGAGATGTCTGGGGGGTCACCCTGGAGTTTTCCATGAAGTTGAGAAAACCAGTTCCAATCGGAGAGGAAATTAAAGTAGTTGCCCGAATCGAGAAGGAGGGTCATCGTTCTTTTAACGGGGTTGGCGAAATTCTTCTCGGGGATGGTACGGTTGCTATTGAGGGAAAAGGCCGGTACCTGAAGATGGATATCGAAAAAATTGCTGAATTTGACCACGAAGGGGAGGAGTGGGTTGTTGATGAGTCCCCTGACGATCCTGAATATATTGAGATAGCGCGAACCTGA
- a CDS encoding 3-oxoacyl-ACP synthase III, whose translation MIHYDHVCLDTFGYELPPRVVSSEEIEKRLSPLYERLRLPAGRLELMSGIRERRLWSDRTRPSDAATLAGKKVLANGGISPENIECLIFTSVSRDMMEPATASFVHNRLGLSSSCLLFDISNACLGFLDGMVMLANMIELGQVKNGLVVSGETAEQLLESTILSLLADPDLTRKSIKPAFASLTIGSGSMGLYMKRVTKGERGLRLVHGSWRANTAHSDLCHGGQSGPGTTLMATDSEELLYRGVETALLTWEAFSGKEGWSGEMIHHFFCHQVGSAHARLLFEKLDLDEKKNFETLADLGNVGSVSAPITMAMALEQRIFKPGERAALLGIGSGINCMMLGVEWTE comes from the coding sequence ATGATACATTATGATCATGTCTGTCTTGACACCTTCGGGTATGAATTACCCCCCAGGGTTGTCAGTTCGGAAGAAATTGAAAAAAGACTTTCACCTTTGTATGAAAGACTTCGTCTTCCCGCCGGAAGGCTTGAGCTTATGAGTGGAATCCGGGAGCGGCGTTTATGGTCGGATCGGACAAGACCAAGTGACGCGGCGACCCTTGCTGGAAAAAAAGTTCTTGCCAATGGTGGAATATCTCCGGAAAATATTGAATGTCTGATTTTCACTTCAGTTTCCCGGGATATGATGGAACCTGCAACAGCTTCTTTTGTTCATAACAGACTGGGACTCTCATCTTCCTGTCTTCTCTTTGATATTTCAAATGCCTGCCTGGGTTTTCTGGATGGAATGGTCATGCTGGCAAACATGATTGAACTTGGCCAGGTAAAAAATGGCCTGGTTGTATCGGGAGAAACAGCTGAACAACTGCTTGAGTCCACAATACTTTCACTGCTTGCTGACCCGGACCTGACCAGGAAGTCAATTAAACCTGCGTTTGCCTCCCTCACCATAGGCTCCGGTTCCATGGGGCTGTATATGAAGCGGGTGACAAAAGGGGAACGGGGGCTTCGGTTGGTTCATGGTTCCTGGAGGGCCAATACAGCCCACTCCGATCTCTGTCACGGGGGGCAGAGTGGTCCGGGAACCACATTGATGGCCACCGACTCGGAGGAGTTGCTCTACCGGGGTGTTGAGACGGCTCTTCTGACCTGGGAGGCTTTTTCAGGAAAAGAGGGATGGTCGGGGGAGATGATTCATCATTTCTTCTGTCACCAAGTGGGATCTGCCCATGCAAGGTTGCTGTTTGAAAAGCTTGATCTTGATGAAAAAAAGAATTTTGAAACTTTGGCTGATCTGGGAAATGTTGGTTCCGTTTCCGCCCCGATAACCATGGCCATGGCCCTCGAACAACGTATTTTCAAACCGGGGGAAAGAGCAGCCCTTCTTGGTATCGGCAGCGGTATTAATTGTATGATGCTCGGTGTTGAGTGGACGGAGTAG
- the rlmKL gene encoding bifunctional 23S rRNA (guanine(2069)-N(7))-methyltransferase RlmK/23S rRNA (guanine(2445)-N(2))-methyltransferase RlmL — MAESSKPLLDPMCGTGTILIEAALMFGDSAPGLSRSYFGFMGWLQHDSKLWQGLVDEAVFREEAGLARKWPVMIGYDCDPVVIKSARENISRAGLEEKITIKRAELATLQSPATQGMILSNLPYGERLSEVEQVSWLYRAFGRKCSLSFPGWDVGVFISNADLGDRFNLVWKKRFHLFNGSLPCRLLVGRIDRSPPTSFLWNLPQQERTDNEFANRLRKNLKKTIRWAAKESVFCFRIYDRDLPEYNISIDLYEKWVHIQEYAPPKTIDRELARKRFKLAVRQVRDVLGVRSDRIFIKTRERQKGKKQYQKKSNKRKLYEVREGACSFLVNFTDYLDTGLFLDHRPIRERIFRVAGGRKFLNLFGYTGSATLQAAAGGAVMTTTVDLSATYTEWSRLNLALNGFCEGTHRIIRADGMDWLRQDKGKYGLIFVDPPTFSNTRKEKRFFDIQRDHFQLIKLAMSRLEPSGILFFSTNFRKFSLDPRLQELFFLRDISKDTIPFDFSRNSKIHKCWEVRNTDSQKRQ, encoded by the coding sequence TTGGCAGAAAGCTCAAAACCCCTGCTTGACCCCATGTGCGGAACAGGAACAATATTGATTGAAGCTGCACTGATGTTCGGGGATTCCGCGCCGGGATTATCCAGGTCTTATTTCGGTTTTATGGGTTGGCTGCAACATGACTCGAAATTATGGCAGGGTCTGGTAGATGAAGCTGTTTTCCGGGAAGAGGCGGGTCTTGCCAGAAAGTGGCCGGTTATGATCGGATACGACTGTGATCCTGTCGTCATAAAAAGTGCAAGAGAGAACATTTCAAGAGCTGGGTTGGAAGAGAAAATAACCATTAAACGGGCGGAACTGGCAACGCTTCAGTCTCCGGCAACCCAGGGAATGATCCTCTCCAACCTCCCTTACGGTGAGCGGCTTTCGGAGGTGGAGCAGGTTTCGTGGTTGTACCGGGCTTTTGGCAGGAAGTGCAGTCTTTCTTTTCCAGGGTGGGATGTCGGGGTTTTTATATCAAATGCGGACCTGGGTGATCGTTTTAACCTTGTCTGGAAAAAACGGTTTCATCTTTTTAACGGATCTTTGCCCTGCAGACTGCTTGTTGGCAGAATTGACAGGTCACCGCCCACATCCTTCCTGTGGAACCTGCCACAACAGGAGCGGACAGACAATGAATTTGCAAATCGGTTAAGGAAAAACCTGAAAAAAACCATCAGATGGGCGGCAAAGGAGTCGGTTTTCTGTTTCAGAATATATGACAGGGATTTACCGGAATATAATATCAGTATTGATCTTTATGAAAAATGGGTTCATATTCAAGAGTATGCCCCACCTAAAACAATTGACAGGGAACTGGCGCGGAAAAGGTTTAAACTCGCTGTCAGACAGGTAAGGGATGTGCTGGGTGTTCGTTCTGATAGAATTTTTATAAAAACACGAGAGAGACAGAAGGGAAAAAAACAGTATCAGAAAAAGAGTAACAAAAGAAAGCTTTATGAGGTAAGGGAAGGGGCCTGTTCCTTTCTTGTCAATTTTACTGATTACCTGGATACGGGGTTGTTTCTTGATCACCGCCCAATCAGAGAAAGAATTTTCAGGGTAGCCGGTGGCAGGAAATTCCTTAATCTTTTCGGGTATACGGGAAGCGCCACACTCCAGGCTGCGGCAGGGGGTGCGGTAATGACAACAACAGTTGACCTTTCTGCAACCTATACGGAATGGTCGAGGTTGAATCTGGCTCTCAACGGGTTCTGTGAGGGGACTCACCGAATTATCCGGGCTGATGGTATGGACTGGCTCAGGCAGGACAAGGGAAAGTATGGTTTGATCTTCGTGGACCCGCCTACCTTTTCGAACACAAGAAAAGAAAAAAGGTTTTTTGATATTCAAAGGGATCATTTTCAACTTATTAAACTTGCCATGTCACGTCTTGAACCTTCCGGTATATTGTTTTTTTCAACAAATTTCAGAAAATTTTCCCTTGACCCGCGCCTTCAAGAACTCTTTTTCCTGAGAGATATCAGTAAGGATACCATTCCCTTTGATTTTTCGAGAAACAGTAAAATCCATAAATGCTGGGAGGTCAGGAATACGGATTCCCAGAAAAGACAATAA
- a CDS encoding GAF domain-containing sensor histidine kinase, with protein sequence MAIFKASQVLTEETTFYELLKKVLKILLESSGAQRGVLVFREGDDWQIKAVGTRGSKQIELPRTMAVDSQQNASSAILNYVIQTRNSVILDDATREGLFTDDRYIIEKRPRSILCKPLFYRNNLICIIYLENNLTTQAFSPDRQELIRLLGDQAAINIRNSKLFSELENTVVELNEEIEKRKKIQLQLLHSEKLSALGRLSSSIAHEFGNPLMGVKYLLSDLVERPGLNSEDRDLIELGIEECDRMKKLLKDIGQFNKPTSGKKESISLHNLMDNVLLLQHKFLKSRNLEIKRNYRATHDEIYAVPDQISQVLLNLTINAADATPQAGGTITVTTENRDEEILLSIKDMGTGIDPAIRDNIFEPFFSTKHAEDGTGLGLSISYGIVNQHQGTLSFESEPGKGTVFTLTLPRTD encoded by the coding sequence ATGGCCATCTTCAAGGCATCACAGGTTTTGACTGAAGAAACCACCTTTTATGAACTCCTTAAAAAGGTTTTGAAAATTCTCCTTGAAAGCTCAGGAGCCCAGCGAGGTGTCCTGGTTTTCAGGGAAGGTGATGATTGGCAGATAAAAGCTGTCGGGACCCGGGGAAGCAAACAGATTGAACTTCCGCGAACCATGGCTGTCGATTCCCAGCAGAATGCCTCCAGCGCAATACTGAATTATGTCATTCAAACCCGAAACAGTGTGATCCTTGACGATGCGACCCGTGAGGGGCTGTTCACAGACGACAGGTATATAATAGAAAAAAGACCCCGCTCAATACTCTGTAAACCGCTCTTTTACAGAAACAACCTCATCTGTATTATTTACCTCGAAAACAACCTGACCACCCAGGCCTTCTCCCCCGACAGGCAGGAGCTGATCAGACTTCTTGGCGATCAGGCTGCGATCAACATCCGAAACTCCAAACTGTTCAGTGAACTTGAAAACACGGTGGTGGAGCTGAATGAAGAGATAGAAAAACGAAAGAAAATACAGCTTCAGCTCCTGCACTCTGAAAAATTGAGTGCATTGGGGCGCCTGTCCTCCTCAATCGCCCACGAGTTCGGCAACCCCCTTATGGGGGTAAAATATCTACTTTCCGATCTGGTTGAACGTCCCGGTTTGAACAGTGAAGACAGGGATCTCATCGAACTCGGCATCGAGGAATGTGATCGAATGAAAAAACTGCTCAAAGACATAGGCCAGTTCAATAAACCGACATCGGGGAAAAAAGAGAGCATCAGCCTTCACAACCTGATGGACAATGTCCTATTGCTCCAGCATAAATTTCTGAAATCCCGCAATCTGGAAATAAAAAGAAACTACAGGGCCACCCATGATGAAATTTACGCTGTTCCGGACCAGATCAGCCAGGTACTGCTGAACCTGACAATCAACGCGGCTGACGCAACTCCCCAGGCAGGAGGAACCATTACGGTAACAACAGAAAACAGAGATGAGGAAATTCTTCTCTCCATTAAGGACATGGGAACAGGAATAGACCCGGCCATCCGCGACAATATTTTCGAACCGTTCTTTTCAACAAAACACGCGGAAGACGGTACAGGACTTGGACTGTCAATATCCTACGGAATTGTCAATCAACACCAGGGAACTCTCTCTTTTGAATCCGAACCGGGAAAAGGTACCGTTTTCACACTGACCCTCCCCCGGACAGACTGA
- a CDS encoding ATP-binding protein: MHRLAGYQITDTVYNGDTHAIYRAEKKRDNLPVILKFLKDDHPDNALLRNFAREYSIISSLQSELIVRAYSLEKYKNSLVMVLEDCGHVTLADIISTVRKNLEWTLGMAIRITQALEVIHRHNILFLNLNPSNIVYNSKTHSIKIINFSRAALDPGNGIPNTDLKTREKSLAYIAPEQTGHYDKVLDSRTDLYSLGITLYQLFTGELPFTTGDPIELLHHHLATQPPPPTLKDPSLPKAISGIILKLLNKTRRNRYQTCSGLLSDLNRCQTELRDTKTVSSFLPGESDFHDKIVFPEKLFNRSENFKQLQQALERKNGAPGVILIEGLPGIGKTELVHSFTRTLSQHSFLVVTGKYNMKDQDRPYTALVKIMQTLISRILTGNRDSIRSWQQRIEEKLQENCQVLTDIIPDLEHIIGKHPAPRPLSPFETEQRLLRLCQDFLSLFASPERSLVIVQDNIHRADRSTLKLMGKLLTSSSLKNVFFILCYRNNEVKKDHPFYKTLETVRKSTLNLTIIAPPPLEKKHVVQLLSQLLLSREEKVEQIARICLTKTGGNPFFLKQFIHSMNQKKHLFFESETGKWNWDLHEINRTELSENIADILTQRIQTLPVATAELLQSGACIGKSFSLKMLMAVVDKELDEILPLIEDLCSDGLLIADNTLNNNRNPETRIIFGHEQIQELAYSFLNKDKKEKIHLKIGRFLQKQAHSTTIEDTDFDTVFHLNMGVSLITSPDEKLELARANLRAARKAKNTASRETAFLYLQTALSLLPENCWEEHYDLALEVHTEASEAAYLNREYGETDRLFSIICQKAKTFPDKIDAYHIRAKAQKSNYQLAECVETCLEALDKLGVRLPQNPSSLLSAILFLRTRILVAGKGLDYLEKLPDATDSSSREAMKFLMEISTAAYCSRPKLLPFITLKTIHLSLKYGNTPFALMAGYPTYGLLLCSFPGRSIKTGYAFSKLAHNVSILYGNRSKTVHSCYMVNNLIAHWKDHIKTTLSPLLATFKKCRELGELELAVNAAYSYSHRLYHLGHNLNRTQQELTIYREEIERHAQPITLYRQNMYCQAVSNLRGKSDFPELFLGEFYNEEEMIPLHMASNDFTSLFQLYLLKTIHSYLFEHFSKALNCSNRAKKWLPAVFASIVVPIFYFYDSLVRLALYEKTSQGKRLHFRFTIASNQSKMKNWAKYSPDNYHHKYILVEAERARVTGNHLQAVRLYDQAIKEAENSGYIQEKALALELASRYYTSLDQNHLARPYAKEARYCYYRWGATTKVRQMDRQNSHSYHAPDDIIARDILSIETGPGLT; the protein is encoded by the coding sequence GTGCACAGACTTGCTGGATATCAAATCACTGATACTGTCTACAACGGCGATACTCACGCAATATACAGGGCGGAAAAAAAACGGGACAACCTTCCCGTTATCCTGAAGTTTTTAAAGGATGACCATCCGGACAACGCCCTTCTTCGTAACTTTGCAAGAGAATATTCAATTATATCCTCCCTCCAGTCAGAACTGATAGTCAGAGCGTACTCTCTTGAAAAGTACAAAAACAGCCTGGTGATGGTCCTTGAAGACTGCGGTCATGTCACCCTCGCAGATATAATCAGTACAGTCAGGAAGAATCTGGAATGGACCCTCGGAATGGCAATCAGGATAACCCAGGCTCTTGAAGTCATTCACCGACATAACATTCTCTTTCTGAACCTCAACCCGTCCAATATTGTTTACAACAGTAAAACCCATTCCATAAAGATAATCAACTTCAGCAGAGCCGCTCTGGACCCTGGAAACGGCATACCAAACACAGACTTGAAAACACGTGAAAAATCACTCGCTTACATAGCTCCCGAACAGACAGGTCATTACGACAAGGTTCTTGACAGCCGTACAGACCTCTACTCTCTCGGGATCACGCTGTACCAGCTATTCACGGGAGAGCTTCCCTTCACAACTGGGGACCCCATTGAACTTCTCCACCACCACCTGGCAACCCAGCCGCCGCCTCCTACCCTTAAGGACCCCTCTCTCCCCAAGGCCATCTCCGGAATAATTCTGAAGCTCCTGAACAAAACACGAAGAAACAGGTACCAGACATGCTCGGGCCTTCTTTCGGATCTGAACAGATGTCAAACAGAGCTCCGGGATACAAAAACCGTAAGCTCCTTTCTACCTGGGGAAAGCGATTTTCATGATAAAATTGTTTTTCCGGAAAAACTCTTCAATCGATCAGAGAACTTCAAACAACTGCAGCAGGCACTTGAAAGAAAAAACGGTGCTCCCGGTGTAATTCTCATTGAAGGGCTGCCGGGCATCGGTAAAACGGAATTGGTTCACAGCTTCACCAGGACCCTGTCTCAACACTCTTTTCTTGTTGTCACCGGAAAGTACAACATGAAGGATCAGGACAGACCCTACACTGCTCTCGTAAAAATAATGCAGACACTCATCAGCAGAATACTCACCGGGAACAGAGATTCAATCCGCAGCTGGCAACAGAGAATTGAAGAGAAACTTCAGGAAAACTGTCAGGTTTTGACTGATATTATTCCTGACCTCGAACACATTATCGGGAAACATCCTGCCCCGCGCCCCCTCAGCCCCTTTGAAACCGAACAACGACTTTTACGACTATGTCAGGATTTTCTCTCTCTTTTTGCCTCACCGGAAAGGTCTCTTGTCATAGTGCAGGATAATATTCACAGGGCTGACAGATCGACTCTCAAGCTCATGGGTAAGCTGCTCACTTCCAGCTCATTAAAAAACGTTTTCTTTATCTTATGCTACAGAAACAACGAGGTGAAAAAGGACCATCCTTTTTACAAGACACTGGAAACCGTCAGAAAATCTACCCTGAACCTCACAATAATAGCCCCCCCTCCTCTGGAAAAAAAACATGTCGTCCAGCTCCTGTCCCAGTTACTGCTCTCCCGGGAGGAAAAGGTAGAGCAGATTGCCCGGATCTGCCTTACTAAAACAGGCGGTAACCCGTTTTTCCTGAAGCAATTCATTCACTCCATGAACCAGAAAAAACATCTGTTTTTTGAGAGTGAAACCGGAAAATGGAACTGGGATCTCCACGAAATCAACCGCACAGAACTCTCAGAAAATATTGCTGACATTCTGACCCAGAGAATACAGACGCTGCCTGTCGCTACCGCTGAATTGCTGCAAAGCGGCGCTTGTATAGGGAAATCATTTTCCCTGAAGATGCTTATGGCGGTTGTTGACAAAGAGTTGGATGAAATCCTGCCGCTTATCGAAGATCTCTGTTCCGATGGCCTGTTGATTGCCGATAACACCCTGAACAATAACAGAAATCCTGAGACGAGGATCATTTTCGGCCACGAGCAGATACAGGAACTGGCATATTCCTTTCTAAATAAGGATAAAAAAGAGAAAATTCATCTGAAAATCGGTCGATTTCTTCAGAAACAGGCGCATTCCACAACCATAGAAGACACCGATTTTGATACAGTTTTTCACCTGAACATGGGGGTTTCTCTGATAACTTCACCAGACGAAAAACTTGAGCTTGCCAGAGCCAACCTGAGGGCTGCCCGGAAGGCTAAAAACACGGCATCCAGGGAAACAGCCTTTTTGTACCTGCAGACAGCACTCTCCCTGCTGCCGGAAAACTGCTGGGAAGAACATTACGACCTCGCCCTGGAGGTTCACACAGAAGCCAGCGAAGCCGCATATCTCAACAGGGAATACGGGGAAACAGACAGGCTTTTTTCCATAATCTGCCAAAAGGCAAAAACCTTTCCAGACAAGATAGACGCTTACCATATCAGGGCAAAAGCCCAGAAGTCCAACTATCAACTCGCAGAGTGTGTTGAAACCTGCCTTGAGGCACTGGACAAGCTTGGAGTACGTCTTCCACAAAATCCATCCTCCCTTCTGTCCGCAATCCTGTTTCTCCGAACGCGTATTCTAGTGGCGGGCAAGGGGTTGGATTACCTGGAAAAACTGCCGGATGCAACTGATTCATCCTCCAGGGAGGCCATGAAATTTCTCATGGAAATCAGCACTGCTGCCTATTGCTCACGCCCGAAACTCCTCCCGTTTATTACCCTCAAAACAATCCACCTCTCACTGAAATACGGAAACACACCCTTTGCGCTTATGGCAGGATACCCCACCTACGGACTTCTTCTCTGCAGTTTTCCGGGAAGAAGCATTAAAACAGGCTATGCCTTTAGTAAACTAGCCCACAATGTTTCAATTCTTTACGGGAACAGATCCAAAACAGTACATTCCTGTTACATGGTCAATAACCTGATTGCCCACTGGAAAGACCATATAAAAACGACACTCTCTCCACTCCTGGCAACGTTTAAGAAATGCAGGGAACTTGGAGAACTTGAACTGGCTGTCAACGCCGCATACTCCTACTCCCATCGCCTGTATCACCTTGGTCATAACCTCAACAGAACCCAGCAGGAATTAACTATTTACCGGGAAGAAATTGAAAGACATGCACAGCCCATCACTCTTTACCGCCAGAACATGTACTGTCAGGCTGTCAGTAACCTCCGGGGGAAAAGCGATTTCCCGGAACTTTTCCTGGGAGAATTCTACAACGAAGAGGAAATGATACCCCTTCATATGGCAAGTAATGATTTCACCTCATTGTTTCAGCTCTACCTCCTGAAGACCATCCACTCCTATCTCTTTGAACACTTCAGCAAGGCCCTCAACTGCTCAAACCGGGCTAAAAAATGGCTACCTGCGGTCTTTGCCTCTATTGTTGTCCCCATTTTCTATTTCTACGATTCTCTCGTTCGCCTGGCCCTGTATGAAAAAACTTCACAGGGGAAACGACTTCATTTCCGTTTTACGATTGCGTCAAACCAGAGCAAGATGAAAAACTGGGCAAAATACTCTCCCGACAATTATCACCATAAGTATATTCTTGTTGAAGCGGAAAGGGCCAGAGTAACAGGAAATCACCTTCAGGCTGTAAGGCTCTATGACCAGGCAATCAAGGAGGCAGAAAACTCAGGCTACATCCAGGAGAAAGCCCTCGCCCTTGAACTGGCTTCCCGCTACTATACCTCTCTTGATCAGAATCATCTTGCCAGGCCGTATGCAAAAGAGGCCAGATACTGTTACTACAGGTGGGGCGCAACAACTAAAGTTCGACAAATGGACAGGCAGAACAGCCATTCTTACCATGCACCGGACGATATCATAGCAAGAGACATCCTTTCCATTGAGACAGGCCCCGGTTTGACGTGA
- a CDS encoding response regulator: protein MAEIDRLKEQVANLKRQISEQKKTNEILKNRACRSVLHAAGDGVRGFPDSDRSSCHVKNTFLENVNHEVRSSINGVVGMMGLVFETDLSDRQRDYLEMVSSSVERLQGVVNRILDYSKIECGLLELREEDFNLKEKLDNDLYLSMLEAEGKGLDFSCHIGPDVPTHVNGDPERIVQVLSGLVNNGIKYTEQGQVEIRIEHDGYDRKNNLILKFSVIDSGCGLDERSRALISGYFNRKIKNSFQPLVVGSGGFGLTIASHLVDIMGGRVGFSSGPDGSVFWFKVPVREVSDLYTVEDRGSRVFENIEEKNTYALKGARVLLAEDEHINRVLLETVLNQLNVEVTSVESGEEAVKERCRGKYHAVLMDVQMDGVDGLEATRKIRALEKEKGEHVPVIALTALAMPGDRERCLQAGMDDYLPKPVDRDQLIDILNKHITRKALVVVSELERQQILVRVLVESGWMVTIAESRRTAMYEASLSHFDLIIFDISGSVSDWYSAVNIIRQLEEYSGRQAVVVGISGESGFEENRENGFDTFITGSFTEDRIKKELERFKRD from the coding sequence GTGGCTGAGATTGACAGACTCAAAGAGCAGGTGGCAAACCTGAAAAGACAGATCAGTGAGCAAAAGAAAACAAATGAGATTTTGAAAAACAGGGCGTGCCGGTCCGTTTTGCATGCCGCCGGAGATGGGGTAAGGGGTTTTCCGGATTCTGACCGCTCGTCCTGCCATGTAAAAAACACTTTTCTTGAAAATGTCAATCACGAGGTTCGCTCTTCAATCAACGGTGTTGTGGGGATGATGGGGCTTGTTTTTGAAACTGATCTTTCGGACCGACAAAGAGATTACCTGGAAATGGTGTCATCCTCCGTGGAGAGACTGCAGGGGGTTGTGAACCGAATTCTGGATTATTCAAAAATAGAATGCGGCCTGCTGGAACTCAGGGAGGAGGATTTTAATCTCAAGGAAAAGCTGGATAATGATCTTTATCTGTCAATGCTTGAGGCGGAGGGAAAGGGTCTTGATTTTTCCTGTCATATCGGGCCGGATGTTCCCACCCATGTGAATGGAGATCCGGAAAGAATAGTTCAGGTCCTGTCCGGACTTGTCAATAATGGCATAAAATATACAGAACAGGGACAGGTTGAAATAAGGATTGAACATGACGGATATGACAGGAAGAACAACCTGATCCTCAAATTTTCTGTGATTGACAGTGGCTGTGGTCTTGACGAGCGGAGTCGTGCGTTGATCAGCGGTTACTTTAACAGGAAGATAAAGAACTCTTTTCAACCTCTTGTTGTGGGTTCCGGAGGTTTTGGATTGACGATAGCTTCCCATCTTGTTGATATCATGGGGGGAAGAGTTGGGTTTTCTTCCGGCCCCGACGGTTCTGTTTTCTGGTTCAAGGTACCAGTCAGGGAGGTGTCGGATCTGTATACTGTGGAGGACAGGGGAAGCCGGGTTTTTGAAAACATTGAGGAAAAAAACACCTATGCCCTGAAGGGAGCCCGGGTACTTCTGGCGGAGGATGAGCATATCAACAGGGTTCTTCTCGAAACTGTTCTAAATCAGTTGAATGTTGAGGTCACATCAGTGGAATCTGGAGAGGAGGCTGTAAAAGAGCGGTGCCGTGGTAAATATCATGCTGTGTTAATGGATGTGCAGATGGATGGGGTGGATGGCCTTGAGGCCACCAGAAAGATAAGGGCTTTGGAGAAAGAAAAAGGTGAGCATGTTCCTGTGATCGCCTTAACGGCCCTGGCTATGCCCGGCGACAGGGAGAGGTGTCTGCAGGCGGGTATGGATGATTATCTCCCCAAACCGGTCGACAGGGACCAGCTTATTGATATCCTGAACAAACATATTACACGTAAAGCCCTTGTTGTGGTAAGTGAACTGGAAAGGCAGCAGATTCTGGTTCGAGTACTGGTGGAATCCGGTTGGATGGTGACTATTGCCGAGAGCAGGCGGACTGCAATGTATGAAGCGTCCCTTTCCCATTTTGACTTGATTATTTTTGATATATCCGGTTCAGTTTCCGACTGGTACAGTGCTGTTAATATTATCAGGCAGTTGGAGGAATATTCCGGACGCCAGGCTGTTGTCGTCGGTATTTCCGGGGAGAGCGGTTTTGAGGAAAACAGGGAGAACGGTTTTGATACATTTATTACCGGTTCTTTTACTGAGGACAGGATTAAAAAAGAACTGGAACGGTTTAAAAGAGACTGA